From the Erythrolamprus reginae isolate rEryReg1 chromosome Z, rEryReg1.hap1, whole genome shotgun sequence genome, one window contains:
- the CZH17orf114 gene encoding uncharacterized protein C17orf114 homolog isoform X2: protein MKRAEGSQTCGKFGAWSDRPQSREKPAPEVAASRDGPDAATGRPRSTPSTSSDGDPQSARAYFSGKARVSFRHELDSERDSTS from the exons ATGAAGCGGGCCGAAGGGAGCCAAACTTGTGGAAAGTTCGGGGCTTGGTCGGACCGGCCCCAGTCGAGAGAGAAGCCCGCCCCGGAGGTCGCAG CCTCCAGAGACGGGCCCGACGCCGCGACAGGTCGACCTCGGTCCACCCCGTCCACCAGCAGCGACGGCGACCCGCAGAGCGCCCGGGCGTACTTCAGCGGCAAGGCGCGCGTCTCCTTCCGGCACGAGCTGGACTCCGAGAGGGACTCCACCAGCTGA
- the CZH17orf114 gene encoding uncharacterized protein C17orf114 homolog isoform X3, giving the protein MPSCFPRARRGWRRRRPGQASQGETPEAASRDGPDAATGRPRSTPSTSSDGDPQSARAYFSGKARVSFRHELDSERDSTS; this is encoded by the exons ATGCCCAGTTGCTTCCCACGCGCTAGacgcggctggcggcggcggcggcccggCCAGGCGTCCCAGGGAGAGACCCCCGAAG cAGCCTCCAGAGACGGGCCCGACGCCGCGACAGGTCGACCTCGGTCCACCCCGTCCACCAGCAGCGACGGCGACCCGCAGAGCGCCCGGGCGTACTTCAGCGGCAAGGCGCGCGTCTCCTTCCGGCACGAGCTGGACTCCGAGAGGGACTCCACCAGCTGA
- the CZH17orf114 gene encoding uncharacterized protein C17orf114 homolog isoform X1, whose amino-acid sequence MKRAEGSQTCGKFGAWSDRPQSREKPAPEVAAASRDGPDAATGRPRSTPSTSSDGDPQSARAYFSGKARVSFRHELDSERDSTS is encoded by the exons ATGAAGCGGGCCGAAGGGAGCCAAACTTGTGGAAAGTTCGGGGCTTGGTCGGACCGGCCCCAGTCGAGAGAGAAGCCCGCCCCGGAGGTCGCAG cAGCCTCCAGAGACGGGCCCGACGCCGCGACAGGTCGACCTCGGTCCACCCCGTCCACCAGCAGCGACGGCGACCCGCAGAGCGCCCGGGCGTACTTCAGCGGCAAGGCGCGCGTCTCCTTCCGGCACGAGCTGGACTCCGAGAGGGACTCCACCAGCTGA